One window of the Epinephelus moara isolate mb chromosome 22, YSFRI_EMoa_1.0, whole genome shotgun sequence genome contains the following:
- the trappc3 gene encoding trafficking protein particle complex subunit 3 yields MSRQSNRTTDSKKMNSELFTLTYGALVTQLCKDYENDEEVNKQLDKMGYNIGVRLIEDFLARSSIGRCQDFRETADVIAKVAFKMYLGITPSVTNWSPAGDEFSLILENNPLVDFVELPDNHSTLIYSNLLCGVLRGALEMVQMAVDVRFAQDTLRGDNVTEIRMKFIKRIEENLPAGDE; encoded by the exons ATGTCCAGGCAATCCAACCGAACAACAGACAGCAAGAAGATG AACTCTGAGCTGTTCACCCTGACCTACGGGGCCCTGGTCACCCAGCTTTGTAAAGACTACGAGAATGACGAGGAAGTCAATAAGCAACTGGACAAGAT GGGTTACAACATTGGAGTGCGTCTGATCGAGGACTTCCTGGCACGCTCCAGCATCGGCAGGTGTCAGGATTTCCGAGAAACAGCCGATGTCATTGCTAAG GTCGCATTTAAGATGTACCTGGGAATCACCCCCAGTGTGACCAACTGGAGCCCGGCAGGAGATGAGTTCTCCCTCATTCTCGAGAACAACCCACTGGTAGATTTTGTGGAGCTGCCGGATAACCACAGCACGCTGATCTACTCCAACCTGCTGTGTGGGGTCCTCAGAGGAGCCCTGGAGATG GTCCAGATGGCCGTGGATGTGAGATTCGCTCAAGACACTCTCAGAGGGGACAATGTGACAGAAATCCGCATGAAGTTTATCAAGAGGATCGAGGAAAATCTCCCAGCAGGAGACgagtga